Genomic segment of Hymenobacter aquaticus:
TGTTTGGCTGAGAAAAGCGCCTGGAAACCTAGAAAATAACCTGCCAGCGGAACGCCCAGCACCAGCGCAGCGTGTACCGCTCGATGCCGGCGGCGGCCAGAATAGCCTGCCACTCGCGCCGCGTAAAGGCCCGGGCCACCGACAGCGGCGCGTCGTTCTGCACCAGGTACGAGCCCCGAAACAGCCGGGTGAGCCACTTGATGCTGTAGTAGGCCAGGGGCTGGCGGTGCAAGTCGTTGATGATAACCCCGACCTGGGCCTGCCCGTGCAGCTGCCGCAGCAGAACGGCCAGCGCCTCGCTGGAAAAATGGTGGCAGAACAGGCTGCACGTAATAACGTCGAAGCGCTGCCGCCGAAACTCGGCCGAGAAAATATCCTGCTGGGCAAAGCTGATTTCGGGAAAGCCGGCGGCTTTTTCGGCCGCGTACGAAATCATAAAAGCGTTGGCGTCGACGCCCACCAGCTCGGCCGGCACGCGGTGGCGGCGGGTCCAGGCGGCAATGTGACGCAGGGTGTCGCCGCCGCCGCTGCCTAGGTCGGCCAGGCGCAGGGCACGGCCCGGCGGGAAGCGGGGTTGCAGCCGGCGCAGGCCACCGAGTACCACCCGGTAGCCGCCCAGCCAGGTGTTGATGGTTTCCAGCTCGTCGAGGTTTTGCCGCAGGGCGTCGGAGGCCAACGATAGGTCGTCCATCAGCTCCTCTTCCGTGGCGCGGCGGCTTAAATCGGGCATGGCGGCGGCAGGTTAGGCAAGATGCACCTGAAGCAGCATGGCCTCCAGCGTCAGGCCCGGCCCGAAGGCAAAGCTCAGCACCGGCGCCCCGGCCTCGGCAGCGGTGAAGGAGGCCAGCAGGTCGCGCAGCACAAACAGCACCGTGGCCGACGACATGTTGCCGTAGTCGCGCAGCACGTTGTAGGCGAAGCGGTTGTCGTGGGTGGTCAGGCCCAGCTCCTGCTCAATGGTTTCCAGGATTTTCCGCCCGCCCGGATGAATGGCAAAGGCGTGAATGTCCTTGAGCTTAACCGGCAGCTTGCGCAGCAGCCCGTCGGTAAGCTGCCGGATGCCTTTCTGAATCATTTTCGGCACGTACGACGACAAGGTCATTTCAAACCCGAAGTCGTTGATGTGCCAGGCCATGTCGGCGCGGCCGTCGGGCTCCAGCTCGCAGTGAAAGGCTTCCAGGCTCAGACTGTAGCCGCTTGTGGCCGGCTGGGCCTGCACCAGCGCCGCCGCCGAGCCGTCGCCGAACAGGGCATTGGATACCAGGTGGTCTTCCTCCTTGTTTTTCTGGAAGTGAATGGTGCACAGCTCGGTACACACCAGCAGCACCTTAGCCGTGGGGTCGGCCAGGCAGAACGCCTGGGCCAGCTTCAGGGCGTTGAAGGCCGCGTAGCAGCCCATAAAGTTGACGCAGGTGCGGCGCACGTCCGTCCGCAGCCCCAGCTTTTCAACCAGCTCAATGTCGAGGCCCGGGGCGTACATGCCCGTACAGCTCACCGTAATCAGGTGGGTGATGTCGGCCACCGTCACGTCGGGCTGCTGCTGCAGGCAGTTGCGCACGGCCTCCACCGAGAGCGGCAGCGCGTACTGCCGGTACGCCGTCATGCGCTGCCCCACGGTGGGAAAGGGTTCCAGGTCGGGGGTGTTGGGAAAAAATTCGAACGAGCCGTTGGCCCGGCCGTAGTCGGCCAGCACGGAGTAGCGCTGGGCAATGCCCGTGACGCGGTACAGGGCCCGCAGCTTGCGGGTTTCGGCCGCGTCGAGCTGAAGGCCCTCGGCCATGAAGGTGGCAATCTGGGGTTGCGGAATACGGTGGGGCGGGGTAGCGGTGCCAATGGCACAGAGGTAGCTCGTCATTGCTGGCAGTATACGGAATTACCGGTGGTTCGGCTTAGCGGGGCAACAAACTAATTGGCGGGCTGTTCGGCCCCAAAGGGCGCGCCGTGGGTGCGCCGCATCAGGGCCCGCACGCCACCCGGCCAGTGCCGCATGCCGCCCACCACCACTTCGCTCAGCAGGGGCCGGCCAAACAAGCGCTGCACGGCCCGGCCCACCCACAGGCGGGGCCCGAAGTGCTGCTGCCAGTCGTGGGCGTAGGCCGTTTCCAGGGCCGGGCGCGCCACCTGCCCGCGCAAAAACCGGTCGATGTGGACGGCGGCCCGCTCGGCCCCGTGGATGGCCATGGCCATGCCGTTGCCGCAGAGCGGGGTAATCAGGCCGGCCGCGTCGCCGCACATCAGCACGTGGCTTTCCACCGGGTTTTTGGGGGCGAAGGATATTTCATTGATAACCTCGGGCTGGTCGTAGAGAAACTCCGCCTCGCGCAGCACGGCCCGCAGGTAAGGGTTCTGGGCCAGCACCTGCCGCTCCATTTCCGCAATGGTGCCGTGGGCTTTCAGGTTCTGGCGGGTGGTGAGGTAGCAGAAGCAGTACTTACCGTCCTCAATGGCCGACAGCCCCGCGTAGCCATCGGCGAAGTTGTGCAGGGCAATGGTGTCGCGCGGGAAGTCGAGGCGCAGGTGGTATTTGACGCCGACGTAGGGGGAGCGTTGCTGAAAAAACTCCCGCTGCAGCTGCCGGTCGAGGTTGGCGCGCTTGCCGTAGGCCCCCAGCACCACGCGGGCCGTCAGTTGCCGCCCGTCGGTGAGCTGTACCGTGTGCCGCTGGGCCGTTTCGTCGAACGTTACCTCGCTTACCGTCGCGCCCTGGTGCACGGCCACGCCCCGGGCTTCGGCCGCCTGGCACAGGAAATAGTCCAGCGCGTAGCGGCTCACCCCGAAGCCGCCCAGGTCGAGGGGGCAGGCCAGGGTGCGGCCGGCCGGCGAGCTGAGCGTGAAGCGCGAAATGGCCGCCGGCCCCAGCGGGGCGGGGTCGACGCCGAGGCGGCGCAGGTAGGGCAGCACCTCGTTGGAAACGTACTCGCCGCACACTTTATGAAACGGATAGTGCTTGCGCTCCACCAGGGCTACGGCGTAGCCGCGCTGCCGCAAATCGAGGGCTGCGGTGAGTCCGCCCAGGCCGCCGCCAATAATGAGAACGTCCAACTTAATTCGGGTAGTAACTGGGTGAGAAAGAGAGAAGAAACAAATCTTTTATCCGCGCGTAGTTATATTTCATAACTCTAATGAATATTCCGTATTATCTTTGCAAACTTAATCGGGAGCCGGCCGTTAATCTATCTGCTTACCCGGTTTGCCCCGTCCCACCCTACAGTATGCTATGATGCAACGCTTACGCTTTTTCTTTCTACTACTCGTGCTCGGCTTCGGTTTCGTCCGCAGCACCTTGCCCACGGCAGCTGCCCAGGCCACCGTGCGCCCCACGGTTCCGGGGCGCGTTGCCGACGAGAAATCGTTTCTGGTGTACCCCAACCCCAGTAGCGGTATAGTCCATATTGCCATCAACGGGTTTGAGGGCCGTCGCCTGGAGCTGCGGATTCTCAACGTTATTGGCACCGTTATATACCGCGAAGCCATTACGGAGCTGAACGGCCCCAAAACCCTGGATTTGAGCAAGTTTGCCAGCGGCCTGTATTACGTAAAGCTGGAAGGTGAAAACGCCAGCGAAATGCGCAAGCTCGTAATCCGCTAGCCGACCCTGGTTTCTCATAGCACCCACAAAAAAAGCAGCCCCGGAAGAGGCTGCTTTTTTTGTGCATTGCCGGGGCGGCAATGCCCGGGGCCTAGCGGTTGTGGCGCGCCCGGACCCGAACCGGGACCGGTTGGAGCTTGGGTTGCTGCTTACCGAAAACGTTCAAAGAGAAAAGGGCAGTGGCCAGGGCCAATCCGCTGAAAATGAGCAATGACATACGAGCAGTATTAGGAACAATACAAATTCAATCGGCGAAAACGAACAACAACGCTTGCTGATCCTTCACGATTGGTTACTGCTAAGCTAACCTTAAAAGTCGGGAATGGGTTTCTATATAATTATGTCTTTTTTAATAAAACCTCCACAACATGGCGGGCATCGGCGCCTACACCCCCCATCAGGGCCGAGCTGCGGGTGCCCAGCCACGGCAGCCCCAGAAAAGCCAGGCCCGGCGCGGCCGTCAGGCCCCGCTGATGCACGGGCCGGCCGTGCGCATCAAATACCGGCACCCGAATCCAGTCGAAGGCGGGGCCGTAGCCGGTGGCCCACACCACGGCCTCTAGGGCGGGCGTGGTAGCCTGCTGCCCGCGCAGCCGGGTGCCGGCTTCCACGCCCTCGGCCCGGCCGATAAAGTGCACGTTGGCAAACGTGCGCAGCCGGGCCAGGTCGCCGCTGACCACGGCCTCGGGCCGCTCCCGCAGCCGCCGGCCCAGGACCGAGTGAGTGGGTATCCGCAGCATGCCCGTTGCCGTGAGAAAAACCCACATGGCCGTGTTGTTGGGCAACGTCGGCGTCTGCTCGTGGTAGGCCGCGTACACGGGCCGGCCGGTGGCGGCCAGGTCGGCGGCAATCTGCAGGGCTGAATTGCCGCTGCCCACCACGGCCACGGGGCCGAAGCCCGGCAGTTGACCGGCGCGGCGGTAGGCGCTGCTGTGGAGCTGAACCACTTCAGCGTGCAGCTCGGGGGCAAAAGCGGGCCGGCGGGGCGCGTTGTAGGCCCCGGTGCACACCAGCACGTAGCGCGCCCGGTAGTGCTGGCCCTGGGCCGTGCTGATGGTGTAGCCCTGCTCGGGAGCGGCGGCCGGCGCCACCTGCACCACGCGCTGACCCAGCGCGAGCGGAAAGCGGAAGTGCGCGGCGTAGCGCCGCAGGTAGTCGGCGGCTTCGTCCTTGGTGGGGTAGCGCCGCTGCCGGCCCGGCCACGCGTAGCCGGGCAGGGCACTGGCCCAGGCCGGCGAAAACAGGCGCAGACTATCGTAGCGCGTGGCCCACACGTGGCCCACGGCCGGGTGCTCGTCGAGAACGACAAACCGCAGGCCGCGCTGCTGCAGATAATAAGCCGCGGCCAGCCCGGCCTGACCAGCACCAATTACAACGGCATCAAGGGAAACAATGGTTGGTGCAGGCATGGGAAAGCGGGGAAAGGGCGCCGCGAAGGTACTTAGCCCGGGCTAGGAAACTCCTGGCGCAGCCGGACAATGACCTGCCCGGTGAGAGTGTCCACCTGCTGCACCAGCGCCTGAATGGTGGGCAGGTCGGGGCTGGGCTCGTGGGCCAGTAGCTCAAGGCGGCGCACGGCTTCACTCAGGGTATGCACCTGTAGGCCGGTAAAGGAGCTTTTCAGGTGGTGGGCCGTGGCCCCGAGCTTGGGCCAGTTGTGCTCCGTCAGGGCCTGCTCCAACTCCCGGATAATGGCGGGCGTAGTTTGGATAAACACTTCTACCAGCCGGCCCACAAATTCCTCGTTGCCGTGCGCGATGCGCCGGATGCCGCTCAGGCTGTAGAGCGGCTCCGGCTCGGCCGCGTGCGGCGTTGCGGCGGGAAGCGTTTTATTCAGCGCCTGAAAAAGCTCTTCCTGACGGAAGGGCTTGGAAAGGTAGCCATC
This window contains:
- a CDS encoding T9SS type A sorting domain-containing protein — translated: MMQRLRFFFLLLVLGFGFVRSTLPTAAAQATVRPTVPGRVADEKSFLVYPNPSSGIVHIAINGFEGRRLELRILNVIGTVIYREAITELNGPKTLDLSKFASGLYYVKLEGENASEMRKLVIR
- a CDS encoding NAD(P)/FAD-dependent oxidoreductase; translation: MDVLIIGGGLGGLTAALDLRQRGYAVALVERKHYPFHKVCGEYVSNEVLPYLRRLGVDPAPLGPAAISRFTLSSPAGRTLACPLDLGGFGVSRYALDYFLCQAAEARGVAVHQGATVSEVTFDETAQRHTVQLTDGRQLTARVVLGAYGKRANLDRQLQREFFQQRSPYVGVKYHLRLDFPRDTIALHNFADGYAGLSAIEDGKYCFCYLTTRQNLKAHGTIAEMERQVLAQNPYLRAVLREAEFLYDQPEVINEISFAPKNPVESHVLMCGDAAGLITPLCGNGMAMAIHGAERAAVHIDRFLRGQVARPALETAYAHDWQQHFGPRLWVGRAVQRLFGRPLLSEVVVGGMRHWPGGVRALMRRTHGAPFGAEQPAN
- a CDS encoding methyltransferase domain-containing protein → MPDLSRRATEEELMDDLSLASDALRQNLDELETINTWLGGYRVVLGGLRRLQPRFPPGRALRLADLGSGGGDTLRHIAAWTRRHRVPAELVGVDANAFMISYAAEKAAGFPEISFAQQDIFSAEFRRQRFDVITCSLFCHHFSSEALAVLLRQLHGQAQVGVIINDLHRQPLAYYSIKWLTRLFRGSYLVQNDAPLSVARAFTRREWQAILAAAGIERYTLRWCWAFRWQVIF
- a CDS encoding flavin-containing monooxygenase; protein product: MPAPTIVSLDAVVIGAGQAGLAAAYYLQQRGLRFVVLDEHPAVGHVWATRYDSLRLFSPAWASALPGYAWPGRQRRYPTKDEAADYLRRYAAHFRFPLALGQRVVQVAPAAAPEQGYTISTAQGQHYRARYVLVCTGAYNAPRRPAFAPELHAEVVQLHSSAYRRAGQLPGFGPVAVVGSGNSALQIAADLAATGRPVYAAYHEQTPTLPNNTAMWVFLTATGMLRIPTHSVLGRRLRERPEAVVSGDLARLRTFANVHFIGRAEGVEAGTRLRGQQATTPALEAVVWATGYGPAFDWIRVPVFDAHGRPVHQRGLTAAPGLAFLGLPWLGTRSSALMGGVGADARHVVEVLLKKT
- a CDS encoding type III polyketide synthase → MTSYLCAIGTATPPHRIPQPQIATFMAEGLQLDAAETRKLRALYRVTGIAQRYSVLADYGRANGSFEFFPNTPDLEPFPTVGQRMTAYRQYALPLSVEAVRNCLQQQPDVTVADITHLITVSCTGMYAPGLDIELVEKLGLRTDVRRTCVNFMGCYAAFNALKLAQAFCLADPTAKVLLVCTELCTIHFQKNKEEDHLVSNALFGDGSAAALVQAQPATSGYSLSLEAFHCELEPDGRADMAWHINDFGFEMTLSSYVPKMIQKGIRQLTDGLLRKLPVKLKDIHAFAIHPGGRKILETIEQELGLTTHDNRFAYNVLRDYGNMSSATVLFVLRDLLASFTAAEAGAPVLSFAFGPGLTLEAMLLQVHLA